Genomic segment of Apostichopus japonicus isolate 1M-3 chromosome 8, ASM3797524v1, whole genome shotgun sequence:
TTTAACTGGGCTATGTAAACAATGGAGTTATGAATATTCCAATATATATCGCCTCTCAGCATGTAAATCTAGTACACCAACCTTGTAGCCATAAAGTAGCTTTACATTGTTTGTTATTTGATGGCAGCGAATGAAAAGCACTCTAGTGCAGTCTTAGCAGCTAGACCATTTATTTTAGCTTCGCAATGACCTGGTACAGAATACTCACAAACGGAAACACGTCGGCATGTACTGGCTCATGTAGACGACAATCAATAACGGCGGCCGAGAAATCCAGACTTCTTTCAGTTTGTTTGCTGCAGCTATTAAGATCAACTCGGCACATCTCTCACCGGTCTGCAGCAGGTTCCAGCCTCTCTCGGCCTGACCGTCGTAGTTCTTGACGGGATCCTAAAATGGAAAGACGGAATTAAAGCGTAGCTAACACAGCCAAAATGTTCCAGCACTGATGTTGTCTGTCTGTAAACCATCACACAAATACACAGTCGAAAACGTTATCTTTATTTATCATAATGCAACACGTTTTGATAGTTTCTCCAGTTGACAGCTACATGTCTTTATTCaatctttgtttttatcttaTCATAAACTGCATGGCTCATATCTGTGCAGCTTGCATGGTCACTTAAACTGGTGTGGCAACAGTCCTTTGAACTCTCATGTCATTCACCTCGATTCttatatgtacaaatattaaatctATCAAATATGTTGTAAAAGTGCTGAAAAGGTTACGATTAAgactgaaaaaataatatctattatgggcaaagtttttcttgtGAACAAACTTGACACCATCATAAATTAACAGATTCCCAAACAAAGGATTTTGATATCAAGTCTTGAGTTTGGAGTAAACTTTAGGTTACATATGTATCATTTAAAGACTCTTGAAATACTTGGTCAAGTTTTATCTATACAAGAGCAGTCTGTCTTTATCTGTTTAGGCATTATAAGTTTTTTTGTCATCAGGAAATTTTAGTCATGTACTACATACAGGACTTTCAACACTACAAACATTCATGTTGATGTGTGGACATATTTGCTGGCACTTGGCAACCTGGAATCACCAAACctgcacatctctcctacagcaCACATATTAGTTATCTTTTGTACGGGggcaaccaaatttgctgttggGATAACCAAACATAAGACCTGGTTGTTCGCCAGACAACCAGAAAAGAATCCTTATTAGATTTCCCTGGTTTCTTTACTTACAATTGCCAGGGATGTTGATAGTGAATAAATCTCCAAGTGGATATAATGATTAAGTAACCTATGTATAAAGTTAAGCAATTAGGAAACCGAATGATATGTGATCAACATCAACCCTTTTTAAAGGGGAATTTCAAGTAATTTAGTCATATGTGACAGTGACTGCTAGAACCAAGACGATATGTACAACTTGCATGCTTGCATGCTACTCAGCTTACACTCTCACAGAAAACTCACCAAGTGTTATATTCATACAATATATTCAGTTTGCCTGTTCAAGGCAAACTATAAGGAAAAGTAGCATGCAGAATTTACTAACGATATCAGGCCAAAAACCGAGAAATTGCGCACAAAGTTGTGTGACGTACCAATTTATGATATGCACATGTCATAGGTGATAACCAAGCCTGTACACCAAATAAGTGCGGGTTGCATGCTAACTGTGTGTCGGTGCGTACATATGCATGTTATTTTATGCAACACTCCTTTGTTCGTGGTGTAATTATACAAGATTAGTTTGTGAGACCATATATACATGATTTTAGATACATTCAAAACTATTCACAATCTGCAACTGCATGTGAGCAAGGATTTAACATAAGGGTGAATGGCACACAGTGTTAAAGGAGTGAAGAGAACCAATGACAActtacacacaaacacatattaACCAACTTGAACCCACCAGACCTTGacagaatatttcaaatatcactCAGGCGGATAAAAACACTAagctgttttcattgtttgtcaAGTTTGCCAGCTCTAAGTACGTAGTTAAGTTTAAGTACGTAGTTATTAATTTTTAACAAAAGAGCAGTACaagacaaattttaatatgAGGTTTCACTTTACTAGGTCATGACTAGTATAGATCTCCAGTGCAATATCCTCTGTGAAGGTGTTGCCTTTGTAAATTGTGCATAGTAATACCAATGCACCGGTGAAAAATAGTCATAACGCCAAACTCCACAGAACGAGAAATGGCAAGTCACTACTCACTATTTGCAGTATCTTTTTCTGTCAAGAAAGAGTTATGGGTAGAATCATTTTACAATAGCTATGTATGCTGGCCTGTGTATGCAAGACATGAAATAAAATGGGGTgtaaggtgggggagggggtaaggggaggggtgatagGCAGTCAGTATAAATCTTTTGAAAGTATAATAATGCAAGGTTTGAACCACATTCACATGTAACTGTGGAATAATTTCACAGCATCTTATAACTGAATCGtagaaacatttcatttgagtTGATCTGCTAATCAACACACAGATTGTCAATCCCTCAATCAACCTATGCTTGTCTGGGGATTTAACTGAGCTAATAAATACTGTGCCCAAAAAACAAATACACTAATTTGCAAGCAGAACTTTCCCTCAAGCAGATCACacgatataaaaaaaacttaagaatTTTTAAGCCATAAGTAAGAGAAATTACGAATGTGTGTCTGTAACTTACCTTTTTATCTAATGTCTCTTGAATAGCATTTTCTGCAATATTGGAAACCACAGGACCTGGGCAGATGTTAGTCACAGCGATGTTTGAGTTATATACCTCTGCACGCACCGTATCAAAGTAACCCTGGGAAAGGAGGAAGTCGGCAtttgtcacacacacacacacacacacgcacacacgcataTAAATGTTTGAGCCTTTGTTTCTAGATGATATCTTAATTTGGCATCATGAGTGAACAGACGTCTAGCCGAAAGACATCAACTGAGAGTTTACAAGAGCCTGGGATATATTCAcaaatatgaaggaaaaaaacatattCAGAGTCATAAACAGCACCTGTTACAACTACACCTCATGCATCTGTTTGTATATAAGAGCAACAGCAATGGGAGCTAGGGTAGGGAGGGCtagggaaggggggagggaagggggaggggaataaGGGTGGTAGGGAGAATTAAGAAAGCTGGAGAACTTATATATCAATACATgagaaatatatactgtatagagGCTTTGATAAGCAGCACCTGTTACAACTACACCTCATGCATCTGTTTGTATATAAGAGCAACAGCAATGGGAACTAGGGAAGGGGCAGgcagggaaggggaggggaataaGGGTGGTAGGGAGAATTAAGAAAGCTGGAGACAAACTTCTATATCTATAcatgagaaatatatatagagtcATGAGCAGCACCTGTTACAACTATACCTCATGCATCTGTTTGTATATAAGAGCAACAGCAATGGGAACTAGTGAAGGGGGAGGTAGGGAAGGGGCAGgcagggaagggggaggggaataaGGGTGGTAGGGGAGAATTAAGAAAGCTGGAGACAAACTTCTATATCGATAcatgagaaatatatatattcaatggaATTTGGTCGCTGCTTACGATCATTCCAAATTTGGATGCGGAGTACGTTGCTGAGCAGGGGCTGCTTAATTTTCCAGCTACGCTGCTGACGTTGATTATGTGACCACTGTTCTGCTCGACCATATACGGGAGAATACATTTTGTTACTGATATAGCACCAAGAAGGTTAGTCCTGAGGACAAATTGGTCAGCTTCAATGGTTGTAGTGTGAATCCCTGCCCTCTGTGATACACCAGAATTGTTAATAAGAACGTCGATCTGTCAGGAGAATGACAAGATAGTAGAAACAATGGTTTGATTCTAAAGTGGAGATAAACTGcagaatatatacatttctataGATTTAAACATACACATGGTACAGTCTAAACTTAATCTTAATCATTAACATATGAAAGTTTTATGTCCAACATACTTGAATTGTTGGTTACCTCTGTATCCACCATCTAGTCACAGATTGTATTCAGTTAACagcaataaaaaattaaaacagctATAAAGTGTGATTACATGATAATAATAGAAAGGAAATGCTCTCtgaatgaaaaacattttcttatcaaggcccccggcccccccccccccctcccccaaaaaatggcAGGAACCTTACACCAACATATTCATGAGAAGTTCGCAGAATCACACCTGTGAAaggttttaatatatttaatggaTTGAGAACAATGGCTCTGAATTACCTTCCCAAAATGTTGGAAAGCTTTCTCTGCACACTCTCGGTGAGTATCAAACTTGTTGGCATCCAACACTACTACCAGCACGTCATCACTTTGTACGTTGCTCTCCTTTAAACATCTTTCCTTTACTCGCTCTAATTCCTTTTCTCTTCTGGACGATAGAATCAGCTTGGCTCCCTAAAAGAgagcaaaaaaaacaaacaaaaaacagaacagGTCTTTAACGAAGATTATCATAAACCACTTACTAAAGACTTCACCAAACTCTTCCTGAAGAAAGGCATTGATTTAAGAAAGGACTGCTATGCCTACCTTcaattcttattattattatttaagtgACATGAGCTTAGATGAAATGTCAGGCAATACATAATATAAGGGCAgcattaatatttcaaaagtatACTAAAACTCTCTTCAATTATTAAGTACTACTtgataaaaatatgtaaaacaataTTGCTATCTTATGGCAAGCGAAGTGCTTATAACCAAGAGAGGGTTTGTTAACCTTATCTCTagcaaacaaataatgaattaaACTTAAAACATGGTATTTATCCTAATTTTGCATATGATGAAAGATAAACATATTGTACATCATTAACAAAAATTTAAGGCTTGTTATTTAACAGCTGTTTGGATTTGCTTGAACCAATGAAGTCCTACACAAATTTATAACAAGTTTCTAAATTTACTTTCATAGAAAACAAACATCTGATTTTGTGGGAACTTTAGTGCCTAAGCGTTGCACATACAACTTCACTACCAAAGTTGTATAGTCGTTAAAGACATATAATGCTATATGAAACTATCGAAAGCAGATAACAGTGCCAAAGGAGAGGAAATCTCTTCAATATATAGGACCCTCATTTAGACTAAGGTTACTGTATATTACAAACGTTCCAGCTTCCCACACATCATGAGTATTAATGACAAAtgacatcatgaatattaatgacaaatGACATCATGAATATTCGTGAAAAACGGTATCATCTTGTTTATAATAAACATTCAATCATGGATGACTAACTTCAATTGTCACATTTCTCGGTATATCTAACGCACCACTGGCAAAATGGTCATAAATATATTCAGAACACAGAGACTTTTTACCACAGACCCCATTAGCCCTCCTCGCCCCCCATCTCCACAAATTCTGGATACACAAATAAGTGACCTGCTTGAGAGGGGGGAAACAAAAGAAGTAAAGATGACTCAATCTTCACTATGCAGACATTGTAAATGTCAATGACATGTACTTACTGTTTGTGCCAAGGCTACAGCCAAACATTCACCAATACCACTGGATGCTCCTGTAATCCATACAACCTTGTCCTTAAAAACATCTGTATGTATAATGATAAAAGATGCAAGTCTGgtcaaaattcaaacaatttttgtcTTAGCTAAGTAAAGGTAATAGCAGTTTGTGTTTTATCACCGTCTCCAAATATTTGTAACAAATTGTATAGTCTATCTCTTCTATGCTAGATTTACATGAACAAAATTCAGACAAGATGTTTCCAATATAATTACACaaatcacacatacacacaaagcACAAAAGCCAGTTGGTTTTGTGATTCCTGGCAATATAATTTGTTCAAAATGCCacataactatctgactaatgtagatcTGAAAGTGAGTTAAACTTTGTCCAAGATCTACTATTGAGAAACAGATCAGGTCAGGGAAATCCAGCagtcttatttgtagcactcactTGCAATGTATGCATCAACTATTTAATTCAATGATAAGGATTTTGCAATGCAGAACTTTTCTTCCAAAATGTTCACtgtccagaaagaacagtcttcctgtGTGGAATACAGACACACATGTTCTACGTATGGGCACATGGACATTTtgcttttaccaattttgagctagaaaAGCAGCTCTACAATCACCACTTTAAtagttgttattaatgaatgagagatACATCACATTGTTTATTCACTGTGatatattttcacaactttctGTCAATGCCATAGTCACCTAGTATATAATTCACAGAGAATAAGGCCAAGTTTGAGACCATTTCAGACAACCTGTTGATCCACTGAGCCAATCTGGAGACCACGCACTTGAGATAACCCATTGACCACTTGAAGCTCAGAGTgtgaaaactgataagggcCATTTGAGTGTGTTGTAATTGCCCCGCAACtctttgaagcagatttcattttcTGGCTATGTATTGTAGAAGATTTTgccccttcacaaaactaaactgaactgaagtcaCAACCTCCACCAATATCACTAGGGTTCACATGTACTCCACAAACTGGATCTacgtaccaagtatgaagttcacaaaggatttcagactttgacctctgtatCTGTTAAACTCAAGCGAtctttgaacttcacagaaaagtGCATCAATCTTGTACTCTATTATAACacagatccacataccaagtttgGGGTTAGTCTGCCATGAACTTTTGAGTAACAGTGTTTACAAGTCACATACACAAGCACATCaacaccatcgcatagattacGCACATATTCCTTACTGTATGCCTCCAGcaaggaatacaaaattaacGTGCTTGTGCATTACAATGCATAACAATACATTTGGCAGGATTTAGTGGAAACATGCGCATCTATTGGAAAGTGGAGCTCAGCAGTATTTACCAattaactcccccccccctccaacccccaccccaaattgGAAAAAAACCAGTGCTGCTCATGAGTAGTACATTTGTTGCTATGGAAAATTTCAGGTTTGTGTAGAATTCCATGATTAGTATTAACATTTAAGTTTAACATGAGTGGAGCTGAAATTATTGTATGTGAAAGTTCATGAATGTCAGAGCCACAGTTCGACATTTTGGTTATATATAGTCCATGAAGTGATAACATTCAATGGCACAATTTAATTCAAACCTTACAATAAATCTATAATGTTCCTTCACAACTCCTATCAAAATTTCCTTTAACTAGCTGTTTTATGATAGTcataaaacattattttacaacATATTTAAGCTTGgagatcataattataattcttTTGTGAAAGAAACACTTTCATCTTCTCTGCataaagttgtcaatatttttgtCTTGAAACATTGTACAGCATTTTTGTGAAATAAgaatttaatcataaaataCTGTAAACAATAGCTCTGGGTACTGGTGATATACATCCTTGCAATTTTCACCTTTTGCATAGAATTTTTACCAATGACAAATAAAGTTGTGCAGGTCAACTCTTTCATAACCTGTAATTGTTGGAGTTCTTAGACTATTGCAACCTGAAAGCCATCATAAAAATTAACCCAAGAAGTCATTGAACTCCCTTATAAACAATACGGTCAATTTTCCGACAGATCAGACCTGTACATAAATTTTTGGAcgaatttacaaaaaaaaattagtttcaTGGAATGTTTTCCTgccaaatatatgaatatttcttCATATAACCAAACTAAGATATCCTTCTCAAGTTTATTTCACTACCAAATGAATTGAAATTGAGAAAGcaattaatgaatttgattcaaTCCTTGACATTTTGTCGGGCCGGACACTTGTCATGGTAGTACAAAATAATTGGAaaccaaatttcaaaaatattatcaaaatttgGACTTTTGCTTCACTACTTAAAATAAAACTTGACTATCAACAAATTTGTGAGTTACTTTGTAATGGGATTTAAAAATGGACTAGAATTGTCATATTTATCAAGTTCGACTCAAAAAGCTGCCTTAAGGAACGTTATCCTGCTGTATCATATACATGAATGTTCTTTACTACATCTTCTTCTAgacaacaataataatcatttatCAATGCTTTTCATTTGCAAATGTTTCTAGAGATTCTGAACGACAGTTGAATGTAGAAAATTCATTGCGaatttacatacatataaaaGTGAGTCCCTTCTACAGCACCAGAATATATTATTTCTCAGACACATgttttgtcacaaaatgctagtttctttttctttatttcaactAACTCTAAGCCATTTTATCCTGTCAACCCTCTTTTGCAAAGATACATAAGATATCAATACTTTAGTAAGAGTTTACACGTGCACAAACACTAACAAATTGGGAGGTGGATGAGGTCACCCCTATATTCACAAAAACAATTGATAATATGCTAATTAATCTTTTTAGTCTCTTGAAAATCAAtacaatttcaaattatgtCTCTCTAACAATAGTTACTGAAACCATATAAACCCTTCCATACTGGTGGCTCAAAAgtgaaaatttcatatttttacctggtttttgaccaaatttttcATACATCATTAATAGGACATCTCCATCTGACGCAAAGATGAAACAAATATAGAGCATGATGCCCAGGAAGAATGTTACGGTGAAATAGTACCACCAAGAATAAGTACACAGGACAGCCAGTCCAATGATACCAATGATGGGGATGCTGTAACGTTCCATTTCTAAGTAAGTAAAAAAAAGGACAACTGAGAGACAATTAAAAATCAGGGTTCAACAGGTTTTACATAGTATGTGTTTGAACCACTAgtaacaaaaccaaacaaaaatttACAAGATACTACAGTGTGGGTTCAACTTTGCATAATGAAGCAATGACATTCATGGAAGTTGCTATTGACATGCAGTTACAGTATAAATTATTATGACACTCATGCCCAAAAACACAGATACAACTATGGTAGTCAGAATGGTTCATTATTATTGTACTCTTACTACTTTCATGTTTCACTGATATCATATACTTTATCAGTCATGGAGTCAGAATGAACACAAAAATGGAAACAATGTGAGCTAAGACATGGTCACTGAATAATTAGCCCCACCACTTCCCCACACAGTATAACCCTGTCCCATACTTACTAGATTTCTGTCACAATCTCATGACTCAAAGTTAGTGGCATCTTCAGACATTTGGAAGTGGTGAGGAaggttgttggggggggggggtgggagggagggtaAATAGTACTAAGACATGGTCACTCAATAATTGGCCCCACAACTCCCCCACACAGTATAACCCTGTCCCACGCTTGTACTTGATTTATGTCACATCCTCATGACTCAAAGTCAGTGGCATCTTCAGACATTTGGAAGTGGTgaggaaaggggtggggggaggataAAAAGTGCTAAGACATGGTCACTCAATAATTGGCCCCACCACTCCCCCACATAGTATAACCCTGTCCCACACTTTCTTGATTTCTGTCACATTCTCATAACTCAAAGTTAGTGGCATCTTCAGACATTTGGAAGTGGTgaagaagggggtggggggagggtaaATAGTACTAAGACATGGTCACTCAATAATTGGCCCCACCACTCCCCCACATAGTATAACCCTGTCCCACACTTTCTTGATTTCTGTCACATTCTCATAACTCAAAGTTAGTGGCATCTTCAGACATTTGGAAGTGGTgaagaagggggtggggggagggtaaATAGTACTAAGACATGCATGGTCACTCAATAATTGGCCCCACCACTCCCACACACAGTATAACACTGTCCCATGCTTACTTAATTGATTTCTGTCACATTCTTATGACTCAAAGTCAGTGGTATCTTCAGACATTTGGAAGTGGTGAGGAAGGttgtgggaagggggggggggtggcgggagGGTAAAAAGTGAAATAAGAACAACAGGGAGGAAGACACAGAATGTTCACAGAAGTTTTGTGGTTGTGAAGGTAAACATCAGTAAGTTACAGTGAGTAGAAGAAGTCAAAGACAATTGTTTATCTAATTCCTGCCCAAAGTGTTCTCAGACAAATATATGGCAAATTTCATTTGAGAGCTAGGGCACCACATATTAGGGGAACATGTCTgtcctccaccccctccccctccccttggtgACACCACTGTACAAAGTAGTATTGCTCTAAGTTGATTTCACCTCTTAAAGCAAGTAGTATTGTTTCCAACCTTAGTTATCATCTGTTACACAGATATAATTGCCACATATATGTTGCAATAAATATCAAGAAAGAAATGATCTTTTCAAACAAACGTCAAGTTCTGTAGCACTTCCAGAGCAGATTTAGGTCTACGTAGGTCTCAGT
This window contains:
- the LOC139970689 gene encoding dehydrogenase/reductase SDR family member 7-like isoform X1, giving the protein MERYSIPIIGIIGLAVLCTYSWWYYFTVTFFLGIMLYICFIFASDGDVLLMMYEKFGQKPDVFKDKVVWITGASSGIGECLAVALAQTGAKLILSSRREKELERVKERCLKESNVQSDDVLVVVLDANKFDTHRECAEKAFQHFGKIDVLINNSGVSQRAGIHTTTIEADQFVLRTNLLGAISVTKCILPYMVEQNSGHIINVSSVAGKLSSPCSATYSASKFGMIGYFDTVRAEVYNSNIAVTNICPGPVVSNIAENAIQETLDKKKKILQIDPVKNYDGQAERGWNLLQTGERCAELILIAAANKLKEVWISRPPLLIVVYMSQYMPTCFRFLSARLGMKKAKAFKMSQSTE
- the LOC139970689 gene encoding dehydrogenase/reductase SDR family member 7-like isoform X2, producing MERYSIPIIGIIGLAVLCTYSWWYYFTVTFFLGIMLYICFIFASDGDVLLMMYEKFGQKPDVFKDKVVWITGASSGIGECLAVALAQTGAKLILSSRREKELERVKERCLKESNVQSDDVLVVVLDANKFDTHRECAEKAFQHFGKIDVLINNSGVSQRAGIHTTTIEADQFVLRTNLLGAISVTKCILPYMVEQNSGHIINVSSVAGKLSSPCSATYSASKFGMIGYFDTVRAEVYNSNIAVTNICPGPVVSNIAENAIQETLDKKDPVKNYDGQAERGWNLLQTGERCAELILIAAANKLKEVWISRPPLLIVVYMSQYMPTCFRFLSARLGMKKAKAFKMSQSTE